One Streptomyces sp. NBC_01237 genomic region harbors:
- a CDS encoding anthrone oxygenase family protein, whose product MTSLLLVLSAIVNGLYAGFMLTFLIAIMPGLAALPDEQFTAAMRRFNEKVPGPVFLVLFLGVVALPVAVLVSGVGGESRLPVVVAGLACAVVGHMITIAGNIPLNKALADAEGGDDSAARTAFESRWNTLHRVRTALSLAACVLLTVAL is encoded by the coding sequence ATGACCTCCCTGCTCCTGGTGCTCTCCGCGATCGTCAACGGCCTCTACGCGGGCTTCATGCTCACGTTCCTCATCGCGATCATGCCCGGACTCGCGGCGTTGCCGGACGAACAGTTCACGGCCGCGATGCGCCGCTTCAACGAGAAGGTTCCGGGGCCGGTCTTCCTCGTCCTGTTCCTCGGAGTGGTCGCCCTTCCGGTCGCGGTGCTGGTCTCCGGCGTCGGCGGGGAGTCGCGGCTGCCCGTCGTCGTGGCCGGGCTGGCCTGCGCCGTGGTCGGCCATATGATCACGATCGCCGGGAACATCCCGCTGAACAAGGCGCTCGCGGACGCCGAGGGCGGTGACGACAGCGCGGCCCGCACGGCGTTCGAGTCCCGCTGGAACACCCTCCACCGGGTCCGCACCGCCCTCTCCCTCGCCGCCTGCGTCCTGCTGACGGTCGCGCTGTAG
- a CDS encoding vWA domain-containing protein has protein sequence MEHRTRAAALLLAGGMLITGCSGGMDATSSADRQSAARKEPGPPGGGQPAPAAPSAAPDGAAEGDGAAEKRRDVAAPDYLSTFALDVDTASYGYARRTLGDGRLPDPGTVRPEEFVNSFRQGYERPKGNGFSVTVDGARAGGGSGDGSGKGAADWSLVRVGLATRAAAPSSERPPAALTFVVDISGSMAEPGRLDLAKKSLTILTDELRDDDAVSLVTFSDEAETRLPMTRLRGNRTKIRDAVEEMEPTDSTNVEAGIVRGYEEAVEGHRKGATNRVVLLSDALANTGETQADAILERIGDARREHGITLFGVGVGSDYGDALMERLTNKGDGNTTYIADETQARKVFVDQLPAHVELRARDAKAQVAFDRENVKQFRLIGYENRKVADEDFRDDSVDGGEVGPGHTVTALYAVRLREGASGRVATATVRWLDPRTREAHEESGSVRSGSIDGPLWGDTGERLQVASVAAYFAETLRGGELPGMPRLSELASRASKLADGTEDSAVRKLATAIGRADRLKGGDGPKGDGAAEGEIG, from the coding sequence ATGGAACACCGGACACGGGCAGCCGCACTGCTGCTGGCGGGCGGAATGCTGATCACCGGCTGCAGCGGCGGAATGGACGCGACCTCGTCCGCCGACCGCCAGTCCGCCGCCCGGAAGGAGCCGGGGCCGCCCGGCGGCGGACAGCCCGCCCCGGCCGCCCCCTCCGCGGCGCCCGACGGCGCCGCGGAGGGGGACGGGGCGGCCGAGAAGCGGCGGGACGTCGCGGCGCCCGACTATCTGTCCACCTTCGCCCTGGACGTGGACACCGCGAGCTACGGCTACGCGCGCCGCACCCTGGGCGACGGCAGACTGCCGGATCCCGGGACCGTACGGCCCGAGGAGTTCGTCAACAGCTTCCGCCAGGGCTACGAGCGGCCGAAGGGCAACGGCTTCTCGGTGACCGTCGACGGGGCGCGGGCCGGCGGGGGGTCCGGGGACGGCTCCGGGAAGGGGGCCGCCGACTGGTCGCTCGTCCGGGTCGGCCTGGCCACCAGGGCGGCCGCCCCCAGCAGTGAACGCCCGCCCGCCGCGCTCACGTTCGTCGTCGACATCTCCGGGTCCATGGCCGAGCCGGGCCGTCTCGACCTGGCGAAGAAGTCGCTGACGATCCTCACCGACGAACTGCGCGACGACGACGCGGTCTCCCTGGTCACCTTCAGCGACGAGGCCGAGACCCGGCTGCCGATGACCCGCCTCCGGGGCAACCGGACCAAGATCCGCGACGCGGTCGAGGAGATGGAACCGACCGACTCCACCAACGTCGAGGCCGGCATCGTGCGCGGCTACGAGGAAGCGGTCGAGGGGCACCGCAAGGGCGCCACCAACCGTGTCGTGCTGCTCTCCGACGCCCTCGCCAACACCGGCGAGACCCAGGCCGACGCGATCCTCGAACGCATCGGCGACGCACGCCGCGAGCACGGCATCACGCTCTTCGGCGTCGGGGTCGGCAGCGACTACGGCGACGCGCTGATGGAGCGCCTCACCAACAAGGGCGACGGCAACACCACGTACATCGCCGACGAGACCCAGGCGCGCAAGGTCTTCGTCGACCAGTTGCCCGCCCATGTGGAACTGCGGGCCCGCGACGCCAAGGCCCAGGTCGCCTTCGACCGCGAGAACGTCAAGCAGTTCCGGCTCATCGGCTACGAGAACCGCAAGGTCGCCGACGAGGACTTCCGCGACGACAGCGTCGACGGCGGCGAGGTCGGCCCCGGCCACACGGTGACCGCGCTCTATGCCGTACGGCTGCGGGAGGGCGCGTCCGGCCGGGTGGCGACGGCCACGGTGCGCTGGCTCGACCCCAGGACCCGCGAGGCGCACGAGGAGTCCGGCTCCGTGCGGAGCGGGTCGATCGATGGACCGCTGTGGGGCGACACCGGCGAGCGGCTCCAAGTGGCGTCGGTGGCCGCGTACTTCGCCGAGACGCTGCGCGGCGGGGAGCTGCCGGGCATGCCCCGGCTGTCCGAACTGGCCTCCCGCGCCTCGAAGCTGGCGGACGGGACCGAGGACAGCGCGGTACGGAAGCTGGCGACGGCGATCGGCCGGGCGGACCGGCTCAAGGGCGGCGACGGTCCGAAGGGGGACGGTGCGGCCGAGGGCGAGATCGGCTGA
- a CDS encoding ABC transporter permease, which yields MSSAADVREAAEAVEAPGYRARHTLPLRVEAMRQLRRRRTLLMGGVLAALPFILIIAFAIGGTPDGGPDGGGRLTLMDTATASAANFAATCLFVSAGFLLVVPVALFCGDTVASEAGWSSLRYLLAAPVPRMRLLWSKLVVALGFSLAAMVLLPVVALAAGAAAYGWGPLELPTGGALATGDTVPRLALVVAFVFVSQLVTAALAFWLSTKTDAPLGAVGGAVGLTIVGNVLDAVTALGSWRDFLPAHWQFAWADALQPELEWGGMVKGAAVSVTYALILFALAFRGFSRKDIVS from the coding sequence ATGAGCTCCGCAGCCGACGTCCGGGAGGCGGCCGAGGCCGTCGAGGCCCCCGGCTACCGCGCCCGGCACACCCTGCCGCTGCGCGTCGAGGCGATGCGGCAACTGCGCAGGCGCCGCACCCTGCTGATGGGCGGGGTGCTGGCCGCGCTGCCGTTCATCCTGATCATCGCCTTCGCCATCGGCGGCACACCGGACGGCGGACCCGACGGCGGCGGCCGGCTCACCCTGATGGACACCGCGACCGCGTCCGCCGCGAACTTCGCCGCGACCTGCCTGTTCGTCTCGGCCGGGTTCCTGCTGGTGGTCCCGGTCGCCCTGTTCTGCGGGGACACCGTCGCCTCCGAGGCCGGCTGGTCCTCGCTGCGCTATCTGCTCGCCGCGCCCGTGCCCCGGATGCGGCTGTTGTGGAGCAAGCTCGTCGTCGCGCTCGGCTTCAGCCTGGCCGCGATGGTGCTGCTGCCGGTCGTCGCGCTGGCGGCGGGGGCCGCGGCGTACGGCTGGGGGCCGCTCGAACTGCCCACCGGGGGAGCGCTGGCGACCGGTGACACGGTGCCGCGTCTCGCACTCGTCGTGGCGTTCGTCTTCGTCTCCCAACTGGTCACCGCCGCGCTGGCGTTCTGGCTGTCGACGAAGACGGACGCCCCGCTCGGCGCGGTCGGCGGCGCGGTCGGTCTGACCATCGTCGGCAATGTGCTGGACGCCGTCACCGCGCTCGGCTCCTGGCGCGACTTCCTGCCCGCGCACTGGCAGTTCGCGTGGGCGGACGCGCTCCAGCCGGAGCTGGAGTGGGGCGGGATGGTGAAGGGCGCGGCGGTCTCGGTGACGTATGCCCTGATTCTGTTCGCGCTGGCCTTCCGCGGGTTCAGTCGTAAGGACATCGTGTCCTGA
- a CDS encoding alpha/beta fold hydrolase — protein sequence METPTSRWRRRLPRTRGRWAAVVAALVVLAGAGTWTAVADDSAPSVHREDRMMRMNGVSIDTSYFTSGGSQRRPAVLIGHGFGGSKADVRAQAEKLASDGYAVLTWSARGFGKSGGEISLNAPDREVKDVSGLIDWLAARPEVELDGKGDPRVGVTGSSYGGAVSLLAAGHDRRVDAIAPVITYWNLAEALFPDGVFKKLWAGIFVTSGGGCEKFEKQLCEMYERVAVSGKPDEAARELLTARSPVAVADRIDVPSLVVQGQSDSLFPLGQADAMAKAIKANGAPVSVDWIAGGHDGGDRESDRIQNRVGDWFDRYLKDDKGAGTGPAFRVTRTGGIDSTDGAALRRGASGDTYPGLRSGGQEFGLDGRTQTFRNPAGASPPAISAVPGVGGGLSQLSSLGVGLSIDFPGQHARFDSAPLDTSVRVTGTPTVRVNVKAQEGSDAVLFGKVYDVSPDGKQQVLPSQLVAPYRITPAQQGRPVELTLPAVDHAFDSGHRMRLVLSATDLGYASPAEPTTYTVSTDGPLTVPTAPAVRTASSALPWWTWGLPAAALVIAAALLLTARRRTTTPAPDPALTDVPLRITGLSKKYAKSADRHAVRELSFQVEKGQVLGLLGPNGAGKTTTLRMLMGLITPDEGEIRVFGQAIRPGAPVLSRVGAFVEGAGFLPHLSGRANLELYWQATGRPAEDSHIDDALEIAGLGDALARAVRTYSQGMRQRLAIAQAMLGMPDLLILDEPTNGLDPPQIREMRDVMIRYAAGGRTVIVSSHLLSEVEQSCTHLVVMDRGRLVQAGPVAEITGSGDMLLVTTAEDVAEPLVEKISALPGIGSAVRTDDGRGLLVRLDGATASRLVTELVRLDVPVTGVGPHRRLEDAFLTLISGGTA from the coding sequence GCGCCGACTGCCCCGTACACGTGGCCGGTGGGCCGCGGTCGTCGCCGCGCTCGTCGTGCTCGCGGGTGCCGGTACCTGGACCGCGGTGGCCGACGACAGTGCGCCGTCCGTGCACCGCGAGGACCGGATGATGCGGATGAACGGGGTGTCCATCGACACGTCGTACTTCACGTCCGGCGGCTCGCAGCGCCGGCCCGCCGTGCTCATCGGGCACGGCTTCGGCGGCAGCAAGGCCGATGTGCGGGCCCAGGCCGAGAAGCTGGCGAGCGACGGGTACGCCGTGCTGACCTGGTCCGCACGCGGGTTCGGGAAGTCCGGCGGGGAGATCTCGCTGAACGCCCCCGACCGCGAGGTCAAGGACGTCTCCGGGCTCATCGACTGGCTCGCCGCCAGGCCCGAGGTCGAACTCGACGGCAAGGGCGACCCCCGCGTCGGAGTCACCGGGTCCTCCTACGGCGGGGCCGTCTCGCTGCTCGCCGCCGGGCACGACCGGCGCGTCGACGCCATCGCCCCCGTCATCACCTACTGGAACCTCGCCGAAGCGCTCTTCCCCGACGGGGTGTTCAAGAAGCTCTGGGCCGGGATCTTCGTCACCTCGGGCGGCGGCTGCGAGAAGTTCGAGAAGCAGCTCTGCGAGATGTACGAGCGGGTCGCCGTCAGCGGGAAGCCGGACGAGGCCGCTCGCGAACTGCTGACCGCGCGGTCACCGGTCGCCGTCGCCGACCGCATCGACGTGCCCTCGCTCGTCGTGCAGGGGCAGAGCGACTCCCTCTTCCCGCTCGGCCAGGCCGACGCCATGGCGAAGGCGATCAAGGCCAACGGCGCCCCCGTGTCCGTCGACTGGATCGCGGGCGGGCACGACGGCGGCGACCGGGAGAGCGACCGGATCCAGAACCGGGTCGGCGACTGGTTCGACCGCTATCTCAAGGACGACAAGGGCGCCGGCACCGGGCCCGCCTTCCGGGTCACCCGTACCGGAGGAATCGACTCCACCGACGGCGCCGCCCTTCGGCGCGGGGCGAGCGGCGACACCTACCCGGGACTGCGCAGCGGCGGCCAGGAGTTCGGACTCGACGGGCGGACGCAGACGTTCCGCAATCCTGCCGGGGCCAGTCCGCCCGCCATCTCCGCCGTGCCCGGCGTGGGCGGCGGGCTCTCCCAGCTCTCCTCCCTCGGCGTCGGGCTGTCGATCGACTTCCCTGGCCAGCACGCACGCTTCGACTCCGCCCCGCTCGACACCTCCGTGCGGGTCACCGGAACACCCACGGTGCGGGTGAACGTCAAGGCCCAAGAGGGCAGCGACGCCGTGCTGTTCGGCAAGGTGTACGACGTGTCGCCGGACGGCAAGCAACAGGTACTGCCCTCCCAGCTCGTCGCCCCCTACCGGATCACCCCCGCACAACAGGGCAGGCCGGTCGAACTGACCCTGCCCGCCGTCGACCACGCATTCGACTCCGGGCACCGGATGCGCCTCGTCCTGTCGGCGACCGACCTCGGCTACGCCTCACCGGCCGAGCCGACGACGTACACCGTGAGCACGGACGGACCGCTGACCGTCCCCACCGCGCCCGCCGTCAGGACCGCGTCCTCCGCCCTCCCGTGGTGGACCTGGGGGCTCCCGGCCGCCGCCCTCGTCATCGCCGCCGCGCTGCTGCTCACCGCACGCCGCCGCACCACGACCCCGGCCCCCGACCCCGCGCTCACCGACGTACCCCTCCGGATCACCGGCCTGTCCAAGAAGTACGCCAAGTCCGCCGACCGGCACGCCGTCCGCGAGCTGTCCTTCCAGGTGGAGAAGGGGCAGGTGCTCGGACTCCTCGGGCCGAACGGCGCGGGCAAGACCACCACCCTGCGCATGCTGATGGGCCTCATCACTCCCGACGAGGGCGAGATCCGCGTCTTCGGCCAGGCCATCCGGCCCGGCGCACCCGTGCTGTCCCGCGTCGGGGCGTTCGTCGAAGGAGCGGGCTTCCTGCCGCATCTGTCCGGGCGCGCCAACCTGGAGCTGTACTGGCAGGCCACCGGCCGCCCCGCCGAGGACTCGCACATCGACGACGCCCTGGAGATCGCCGGTCTCGGCGACGCCCTGGCCCGCGCGGTGCGCACGTACTCGCAGGGCATGCGGCAGCGGCTCGCCATCGCGCAGGCCATGCTCGGGATGCCGGACCTGCTCATCCTGGACGAACCGACCAACGGACTCGACCCGCCCCAGATCCGGGAGATGCGGGACGTGATGATCCGGTACGCGGCCGGAGGACGGACCGTCATCGTCTCCAGCCACCTGTTGTCCGAGGTCGAACAGTCCTGCACCCACCTCGTCGTCATGGACCGGGGACGGCTCGTCCAGGCCGGCCCGGTCGCCGAGATCACCGGTTCCGGCGACATGCTGCTCGTCACCACCGCCGAGGACGTGGCCGAGCCGCTCGTGGAGAAGATCTCCGCACTGCCCGGCATCGGCTCCGCCGTCCGGACCGACGACGGGCGCGGACTGCTGGTCCGGCTCGACGGCGCCACCGCCTCCCGGCTCGTCACCGAACTCGTCCGGCTGGACGTCCCGGTCACGGGTGTCGGGCCGCACCGCCGCCTGGAGGACGCCTTCCTCACCCTCATCTCCGGAGGAACCGCATGA